A region of the Nocardia nova SH22a genome:
TCCAGGCCGGTCTCACCGCGATAGACGTCGACCGCCACCGCCGGATCGTCCAGGCCCGGATACCGCGAGGTCAGCAGGCTGCCGTGCATCAGCGCGGTGGGCGCGAACAGGCCCTCGATCGCGATCTGATTCTTGCGGCGTTCATCCTCGCTGCCGTACATCCCGCCGGGCGGATCGAATCGCATCACACCGCTGGACAGGAACGTTGCGCCGTCGTCGGGCCGCCACTGGATGGTCTCGGTGCGCGTCTGCCCGTTCGGATAGGTGACGGTGAAGGTCGGCGCGTACCCGTGTCCCTGCAGGTAGACGCGGTCACCGGAGACGCGCAGCGGATGGTTGACCTGGATGGTGGTGTCACGCCAGGTGTCGGCCGCCAGATCCTTACCGGTCTGGTACGAGATGTTCGCGGTGAACATCTCGGCCTGCCCGTTGGGCAGATAGTCGGCCTTGAAGTCCTTGACCCGCACGCAGATCGGGGTGAGTCCGGTGCCGTCGTTGACCCGCCCGGCCTTGAACGAATCGAAGGCCGCCGGTGAGGTGGTGCAGAATCCGGGCCCGCCGTCCGCGACGACGATGACATTGCCCTCGTACCCGAACAACTTGCCCACCGCGATCGCGACCAGCAGTCCGACGAGCGCCAGATGGAAGACCAGGTTGCCGAGTTCGCGCAGATATCCCTTCTCCGCCGACAGCGTCACCTCACCGGGACGCCCGTTGCGCACCTCGGATTCGTCGCGCACCACGACCCGCCAGCCGCGCAGCCCGCGCCGCGCGCGCTCGATCGCCTCCGCGGGCGTGTCGGCGGATTCGGCCGACACATGATGCGGCAGCCGGGACAGATTGCGCGGCACCATGACCGGCGGTGTCCGCAGCGCCTTGTAGTGGTCGAAGACGCGCGGAACGATGCAGCCCACCAGCGAAACGAACAGCAATGCGTAGATCGCGGTGAACCAGAAGCTGGAGAACACGTCGAACAGTTGCAGCCGGTCCATCCACGGGCCGAGCATGCCGCGATCGGCGATG
Encoded here:
- the resB gene encoding cytochrome c biogenesis protein ResB, producing the protein MTATLTPPPTAAKPPRQSLPRRALALLRNTWRGLTSMRTALMLLFLLALAAIPGALLPQRSLNPQKVDKYIADRGMLGPWMDRLQLFDVFSSFWFTAIYALLFVSLVGCIVPRVFDHYKALRTPPVMVPRNLSRLPHHVSAESADTPAEAIERARRGLRGWRVVVRDESEVRNGRPGEVTLSAEKGYLRELGNLVFHLALVGLLVAIAVGKLFGYEGNVIVVADGGPGFCTTSPAAFDSFKAGRVNDGTGLTPICVRVKDFKADYLPNGQAEMFTANISYQTGKDLAADTWRDTTIQVNHPLRVSGDRVYLQGHGYAPTFTVTYPNGQTRTETIQWRPDDGATFLSSGVMRFDPPGGMYGSEDERRKNQIAIEGLFAPTALMHGSLLTSRYPGLDDPAVAVDVYRGETGLDTGRAQSLFSLDPEMIKQGRLVKQTRVNLRPGESTTLADGSKVTFDGAQQYANLQVSHDPAQNWVLVCAVTMMAGLLVSLVVKRRRIWLRAYPDDDGSEKRRTVVEMGGLARTDQAGWGGEFDRLRMRLLGSEDSGGPTDQRPVARTESTGE